The proteins below are encoded in one region of Rahnella sikkimica:
- a CDS encoding IS110 family transposase: MNTLVSNIGVSGTLIALDIAKKHHDAKIRHPDGRTSYLRIENTLEGFNRLLALTASPHEDIIAAFEPTADYHRNIAWWLHKQGVQCHLVSSVRCARAREMLFKTWDKNDRKDASVIMYLLEQGLSSPFYDPLANGIIDIQEISNTYHQVTLARTRCPNSLVNHYLTLYFPEAEQFLHMSRAEWFCQFLIQFPTPSCITSLNRDVFVKQSWDVVGRKQYKQRFLEHLYDVAANSIALPLPDDSLAVATFRLQLHRYIELSAQRLQLEKQAEKYLQERSDYQHLRTIPGIGPVIALMVIAESGDLTRFAHYRQYLNFCGFNLSALQSGQKHSGYRLSKRGNARLRYAFWLAATVAVRTRENSFRYKYERYLRENGDKPDQKRKAMTAVATKVARVAHAIVKQNIDYKGYYEISHGT, from the coding sequence ATGAACACTTTAGTTAGTAACATCGGTGTGTCGGGGACTCTGATTGCCCTAGATATCGCTAAAAAACATCACGATGCAAAAATTCGGCACCCAGATGGACGAACATCCTATCTGCGTATTGAAAATACCCTGGAAGGGTTCAACCGACTGCTTGCGCTCACCGCTTCACCCCATGAAGATATTATCGCTGCATTTGAACCTACAGCTGATTATCACCGTAACATCGCATGGTGGTTACATAAGCAGGGAGTTCAGTGCCATCTTGTTTCATCTGTCAGATGTGCCCGAGCTCGTGAGATGCTGTTTAAGACCTGGGATAAAAATGATCGCAAAGATGCCAGTGTCATTATGTATTTGCTCGAACAAGGATTATCTTCACCATTTTATGATCCTCTGGCGAATGGCATTATCGATATACAGGAGATATCAAACACATACCATCAGGTTACTCTGGCACGAACACGATGTCCGAACAGCCTGGTTAACCACTATCTGACCCTTTATTTTCCCGAAGCTGAGCAGTTTCTGCATATGTCCCGGGCAGAGTGGTTTTGCCAGTTTTTAATTCAATTCCCTACACCGTCTTGTATCACGTCACTTAACCGGGATGTGTTTGTAAAACAGTCATGGGATGTTGTTGGGCGGAAACAGTATAAACAGCGGTTTCTTGAACATCTCTATGATGTTGCAGCGAATTCCATTGCATTACCGTTGCCAGATGATTCTCTGGCAGTGGCCACGTTCAGATTACAGCTTCATCGATATATCGAACTTTCGGCCCAACGATTACAACTTGAGAAACAAGCAGAAAAATATTTGCAGGAACGAAGTGACTACCAGCATTTACGTACGATCCCGGGGATTGGACCTGTCATTGCCCTTATGGTTATTGCTGAAAGTGGTGATTTGACACGTTTCGCTCATTATCGGCAGTACCTCAACTTTTGTGGTTTTAATCTCTCCGCCCTTCAGAGCGGGCAAAAGCACAGTGGTTACAGATTATCAAAACGTGGAAATGCGCGGTTAAGATATGCCTTCTGGCTTGCCGCCACAGTAGCAGTAAGAACGAGGGAAAACAGTTTCCGGTACAAATATGAACGCTATCTTCGGGAAAATGGAGACAAGCCTGATCAGAAAAGAAAAGCCATGACGGCTGTGGCAACAAAAGTCGCCAGAGTGGCGCATGCAATTGTAAAGCAGAATATTGATTACAAAGGGTATTATGAAATAAGCCATGGGACGTGA